One genomic window of Mailhella massiliensis includes the following:
- a CDS encoding YifB family Mg chelatase-like AAA ATPase: protein MVVQLACGAIQGVDAFRVDLEVDFSRQGMPSFVMVGLAEGAVRESRERVMKALQNSNFRLPPGRITVNLAPADRRKEGSAYDLPLALGLLAAAGILPAEMLRGWFFAAELSLDGRLKPVPGVLPLAIRAREEKARGVMVSPDNGAEAAIAEGIDVFAPRTLGEAVDFLTGRLSLSPVEPAPMAEGTERFFDLAEVKGQERAKRAMEVAAAGAHNLLFIGPPGSGKTMLARRMSGILPPLSLEEALEVTKIYSVARMLEGRGLVTTRPFRTPHHSDSSVSIIGGGMPPHPGEVSLAHRGVLFLDELPEFQRQALEVLRQPLEQGTVFISRAAYAVSYPADFMLLAAMNPCPCGYSTDPRHECTCTAQAIARYRAKLSGPLLDRIDLHVEVPAVSYAEIRAERSGPSSAEVRERVIRAREVQTARYRGTNCRTNADLSGGMLEEHCRLGNAEQEFLGRAVETLALSARAYTRILRVARTIADLDGAKDIALAHLAEAISCRVLDRGQI from the coding sequence ATGGTGGTACAGCTCGCCTGCGGCGCGATTCAGGGAGTGGACGCGTTCCGCGTTGATCTGGAGGTGGACTTCAGCCGTCAGGGCATGCCCTCCTTCGTGATGGTGGGGCTTGCCGAAGGCGCGGTGCGGGAATCGCGCGAGCGTGTGATGAAGGCGTTGCAGAATTCCAACTTCCGCCTGCCTCCCGGCCGCATCACGGTGAATCTCGCCCCGGCGGACAGGCGAAAGGAAGGGTCTGCCTACGATCTGCCTCTGGCGCTCGGGCTTCTGGCTGCGGCGGGCATACTCCCGGCCGAGATGCTGCGGGGCTGGTTTTTTGCCGCGGAACTTTCCCTGGACGGAAGACTCAAGCCCGTTCCCGGGGTGCTTCCCCTTGCCATACGGGCAAGGGAGGAAAAGGCGCGCGGCGTCATGGTTTCTCCCGACAACGGCGCGGAGGCGGCCATAGCCGAGGGGATCGACGTTTTCGCACCGCGCACGCTGGGGGAGGCCGTCGATTTTCTGACGGGCAGGCTTTCCCTTTCTCCCGTGGAACCTGCGCCCATGGCGGAGGGAACGGAACGATTTTTCGATCTGGCCGAGGTGAAGGGGCAGGAAAGGGCCAAGCGTGCCATGGAAGTGGCCGCCGCCGGCGCGCACAATCTTCTGTTCATCGGGCCTCCGGGCAGCGGGAAGACCATGCTTGCCCGGCGCATGAGCGGCATATTGCCCCCGCTTTCGCTGGAAGAAGCTCTGGAAGTGACCAAGATCTACAGCGTGGCCCGTATGCTGGAGGGGCGCGGTCTTGTCACCACCCGCCCGTTCCGTACGCCGCATCACAGCGATTCCAGCGTGTCCATCATCGGCGGAGGCATGCCTCCCCATCCCGGTGAGGTGAGCCTTGCCCACAGGGGCGTGCTTTTTCTGGACGAACTGCCCGAATTCCAGCGCCAGGCGCTGGAGGTGCTCCGGCAGCCTCTGGAACAGGGAACGGTATTCATTTCCCGTGCCGCCTACGCCGTATCCTATCCCGCCGACTTCATGCTGCTTGCGGCCATGAATCCCTGTCCCTGCGGCTACAGTACCGATCCGCGCCATGAATGTACCTGTACGGCGCAGGCCATAGCCCGCTACCGGGCGAAACTTTCCGGCCCGCTTCTGGACCGCATTGATCTGCATGTGGAGGTTCCTGCCGTATCCTATGCGGAAATCCGCGCGGAGCGATCCGGGCCTTCCTCGGCAGAAGTGCGGGAACGGGTCATACGCGCAAGAGAGGTGCAGACGGCCCGCTACAGGGGCACGAACTGCCGTACCAACGCCGATCTGTCGGGCGGTATGCTTGAGGAGCATTGCCGCCTCGGCAATGCGGAGCAGGAATTTCTCGGCCGGGCCGTGGAGACTCTGGCGCTTTCGGCCCGGGCCTATACCCGTATCCTGCGGGTGGCAAGAACCATCGCCGATCTTGACGGCGCGAAGGACATCGCGCTTGCGCACCTTGCCGAGGCCATCAGCTGCCGGGTGCTGGACAGAGGGCAGATATGA
- a CDS encoding ribonuclease J, with translation MSEPYLTITPLGGHGEIGMNCQKWQTDQGVVLVDCGLMFPDDALLGVDVVIPRLESVFTEGEKVLGIVLTHGHEDHIGALPWLLLQYKSLRGIRIYGSPFTLALVEHKLEEQALLDRVELVPMPAYGTVTLGNLTFHFLPVHHSIPQCYALGVETPVGKVLHTGDIKLDPAPLDNEACDPLSDFSRFAEEGESKGIRLLLADSTNVENPGRSLPERQVRDDLDAIFSEVKGRIIIALFSSHIRRIRTVLELAKKYRRSVLVSGRSLSTNIDKAVELGLLERPENVYSEAAGFPELDPGQTVVLATGTQGEPLSALARIARGEHRQISLHEGDTIIMSSRVIPGNARAVSRVLNQIYRLGAEVYHNPERTVHATGHACRGELRDIIEHTRPEYFIPVHGEYRHLALHARLAEECGVAHDHIKIIEDGQPVTFTSDAIRMEEPVSVESVMVDGKGVGDVGRMVLKERRILGGEGLVAVVLVIAAETGEVLHGPEMISRGFVFEQQYSHLLEDAKCLVLDQLESTNPNDISRLSDRIRSSLRRFFRDVLGRDPIVVPIVSQV, from the coding sequence ATGTCTGAACCTTACCTGACCATAACCCCGCTGGGAGGACACGGCGAAATCGGCATGAACTGCCAGAAGTGGCAAACCGACCAGGGGGTGGTGCTGGTGGACTGCGGCCTGATGTTTCCCGACGACGCGCTGCTCGGCGTGGACGTCGTCATTCCCAGGCTGGAATCCGTCTTCACCGAAGGGGAAAAGGTGCTCGGCATCGTACTCACCCACGGCCACGAAGACCACATAGGCGCTCTGCCCTGGCTGCTGCTCCAGTACAAGAGCCTGCGCGGCATACGTATTTACGGTTCCCCCTTCACCCTTGCCCTTGTGGAGCACAAGCTGGAAGAACAGGCGCTGCTCGACAGGGTGGAACTTGTGCCCATGCCCGCCTACGGCACGGTGACGCTGGGCAATCTCACCTTCCATTTTCTTCCCGTGCATCATTCCATACCCCAGTGCTACGCCCTGGGGGTGGAAACTCCCGTGGGCAAGGTGCTCCATACCGGCGACATCAAGCTCGATCCCGCACCGCTGGACAACGAGGCCTGCGACCCTCTTTCCGATTTTTCCCGCTTTGCCGAAGAAGGAGAAAGCAAGGGCATACGCCTGCTGCTGGCCGATTCCACCAACGTGGAAAACCCGGGCCGTTCCCTGCCGGAAAGGCAGGTAAGGGACGACCTGGACGCCATTTTCTCCGAAGTGAAGGGGCGCATCATCATCGCCCTCTTCTCCAGCCATATCCGCCGCATCCGCACCGTGCTGGAACTTGCAAAAAAATACCGCCGCTCCGTGCTGGTGAGCGGACGCAGCCTTTCCACCAACATCGACAAGGCCGTGGAACTGGGCCTTCTGGAACGGCCGGAAAACGTCTACAGCGAAGCCGCGGGCTTCCCGGAACTCGACCCTGGGCAGACCGTGGTGCTTGCCACGGGCACGCAGGGAGAACCTCTTTCCGCCCTCGCCCGCATCGCCCGCGGAGAACACCGGCAGATTTCCCTGCATGAGGGCGACACCATCATCATGTCCTCCCGCGTGATTCCCGGCAACGCCCGGGCCGTATCGCGGGTGCTCAATCAGATCTACCGTCTGGGAGCGGAAGTCTACCACAACCCCGAAAGAACCGTGCATGCCACAGGTCACGCCTGCCGGGGCGAGCTCAGGGACATCATCGAACATACCCGGCCCGAATATTTCATTCCCGTTCACGGGGAATACCGGCACTTGGCCCTTCATGCCCGCCTTGCCGAAGAATGCGGCGTGGCCCACGACCACATCAAGATCATTGAAGACGGGCAGCCCGTCACCTTCACGAGCGACGCCATACGCATGGAGGAACCCGTTTCCGTGGAATCCGTCATGGTGGACGGCAAGGGCGTGGGCGACGTGGGCCGCATGGTGCTCAAGGAACGCCGCATTCTGGGCGGCGAAGGTCTGGTGGCCGTGGTGCTCGTCATCGCCGCCGAAACGGGCGAAGTGCTGCACGGGCCGGAAATGATCTCCCGCGGATTCGTGTTCGAACAGCAGTACAGCCACCTTCTGGAAGACGCCAAATGTCTGGTGCTCGATCAGCTCGAATCCACCAACCCCAACGACATTTCCCGCCTTTCCGACCGCATCCGTTCCAGCCTGCGCCGCTTCTTCCGCGACGTTCTGGGCAGAGACCCCATCGTGGTCCCCATCGTCTCACAGGTCTGA
- a CDS encoding dihydroorotate dehydrogenase, which translates to MISPVRSELTVTDNVPFGQPVAGPAGVYRFYALTLERPAWKSWRPGQFIMLRPMQDGEGSTWARPLSICRVTSQSLVLFFRVLGPGTDRLSRLKSGDKVVVWGPLGTSFEMRPDTPTLLLARGVGIAPFAGYADVHPAPASLFMLFGHGLPSNNYPTDAMAARMEMENMRDRTPGELEQFHKVVREKMVEYKEHGGICLACGPMPFLKRVWERALELDLPTQLSLEERMACGTGACLGCTTITSKHWPDPVRAGLPVQTCTSGPVFWASDIDLHAVMPGERSV; encoded by the coding sequence ATGATTTCCCCTGTTCGCTCGGAACTGACGGTAACGGACAATGTCCCCTTCGGCCAGCCCGTGGCCGGCCCTGCGGGCGTCTACCGTTTCTATGCGCTCACGCTGGAGCGTCCTGCCTGGAAGAGCTGGCGTCCCGGCCAGTTCATCATGCTGCGCCCCATGCAGGACGGCGAGGGTTCCACCTGGGCGCGTCCGCTTTCCATCTGCAGAGTGACTTCGCAGAGTCTCGTGCTGTTTTTCCGCGTGCTCGGGCCCGGCACCGACCGACTTTCCCGCCTGAAGAGCGGCGACAAGGTGGTGGTGTGGGGGCCCCTCGGCACCAGTTTCGAAATGCGGCCCGACACTCCCACGCTGCTTCTGGCCCGGGGCGTGGGCATCGCTCCCTTTGCGGGATACGCCGACGTGCATCCCGCTCCGGCGAGCCTGTTCATGCTTTTCGGGCACGGCCTGCCCAGCAACAACTATCCCACCGACGCCATGGCCGCCCGCATGGAAATGGAAAACATGCGCGACCGCACCCCCGGGGAGCTGGAGCAGTTCCATAAGGTGGTGCGTGAAAAGATGGTGGAATACAAGGAACATGGCGGTATATGCCTGGCCTGCGGCCCCATGCCCTTTCTGAAGCGCGTATGGGAACGCGCCCTAGAACTGGACCTGCCCACGCAGCTTTCTCTGGAAGAACGCATGGCCTGCGGCACCGGGGCCTGCCTCGGCTGCACCACCATCACCTCGAAGCACTGGCCCGACCCCGTCAGGGCCGGACTTCCCGTACAGACCTGCACCAGCGGCCCGGTTTTCTGGGCTTCCGATATTGATCTTCATGCCGTCATGCCTGGAGAAAGGAGCGTATGA
- the lnt gene encoding apolipoprotein N-acyltransferase, translated as MIFSRFFCAALVVCGSLGLFLGTANPFFHVPGAVLVYPACLLLASRGRHPFRLGWCVGIPGAAGALYWIAVAAHMYGGFPWLLAAPCSILLGMYVALWGGLFCFCASRLLGLPAWKRSLALGLLWFLLEWTRGWFCTGFSWLTLSSGLAAWPVLMQPLSVLGEYGYSGLLAAVTFLLCEGVLCRRENRRDGVRLLASGACIAAAVAVFGAWRMQVLPEKLAAEGVPVACTMVQGSVRQDVKWSPEYQRQTLEHYIRLSVDGVRAAMNGLAGTGRGPGREEIASSLGQPLGSRPDAALAPALPDFILWPETAMPFAYPASPLSRELNAFADGLGIPLLFGAPGVERRIGGATALFNRAFMLSPEGNAVHYDKEHLVPFGEYLPPVLDWKIFESLLQGLGGFTAGGGDRLFPLELKGRGRVDMGMLICYEAIFPELSRKRVAGGAQLLLNISNDAWYDYTSAPMQHLQLSLMRAVEQGRYVLRATNSGITAVLDPLGGVHAMGSASDGYALFLSGSLTGTALALQGHTPYFYLHPWLPALALALLAGLSLPVLCAGRGKKSRGR; from the coding sequence ATGATTTTTTCCCGGTTTTTCTGCGCAGCCCTGGTGGTCTGCGGTTCTCTCGGGCTTTTTCTGGGCACGGCCAATCCCTTTTTCCATGTGCCCGGCGCCGTACTCGTGTACCCTGCGTGCCTTCTTCTGGCCTCGCGGGGGCGGCATCCCTTCCGGCTGGGCTGGTGCGTCGGCATTCCCGGAGCGGCGGGGGCCCTGTACTGGATAGCCGTGGCCGCGCATATGTACGGCGGCTTTCCGTGGCTTCTGGCTGCCCCCTGTTCCATACTTCTCGGCATGTATGTGGCCTTGTGGGGAGGACTGTTCTGCTTCTGTGCGTCAAGGCTCCTCGGCCTGCCTGCGTGGAAGCGGAGCCTGGCGCTGGGGCTTTTGTGGTTTCTGCTGGAATGGACGCGCGGCTGGTTCTGCACCGGATTTTCCTGGCTGACGCTCTCTTCGGGCCTTGCGGCCTGGCCCGTGCTTATGCAGCCTTTGAGCGTTCTTGGCGAATACGGGTATTCCGGTCTGCTGGCGGCGGTGACATTCCTTTTGTGCGAAGGGGTGCTTTGCCGCAGGGAAAACAGGCGTGACGGCGTGCGGCTTCTGGCTTCAGGCGCGTGCATTGCCGCAGCCGTGGCCGTTTTCGGAGCGTGGCGGATGCAGGTTCTGCCGGAGAAGCTGGCCGCGGAAGGCGTGCCCGTTGCCTGCACCATGGTACAGGGAAGCGTGCGGCAGGATGTGAAGTGGTCGCCCGAATATCAGCGGCAGACCCTGGAGCATTACATCCGTCTCAGCGTGGATGGCGTGCGCGCCGCGATGAACGGACTTGCCGGAACGGGCAGAGGCCCGGGCCGGGAGGAGATTGCCTCATCCCTGGGCCAGCCGCTGGGGAGCAGGCCCGACGCGGCGCTTGCGCCCGCACTGCCCGATTTCATTCTCTGGCCGGAAACGGCCATGCCCTTCGCCTATCCCGCCTCTCCTCTTTCCCGGGAACTGAACGCCTTTGCCGACGGGCTCGGCATTCCCCTTTTGTTCGGCGCGCCGGGCGTGGAACGGCGCATCGGAGGCGCAACGGCGCTGTTCAACCGTGCGTTCATGCTTTCGCCGGAGGGCAATGCCGTGCATTACGACAAGGAGCATCTTGTTCCCTTCGGGGAATATCTGCCTCCCGTTCTCGACTGGAAGATATTCGAGTCCCTGCTGCAGGGGCTCGGGGGCTTCACGGCGGGCGGGGGAGACAGGCTCTTTCCTCTGGAGCTGAAGGGGCGGGGCAGGGTGGACATGGGGATGCTCATCTGCTATGAGGCGATCTTTCCCGAACTTTCCCGCAAGCGCGTGGCCGGCGGCGCGCAGCTTCTGCTGAACATCAGCAACGACGCCTGGTACGACTATACCTCCGCGCCCATGCAGCACCTCCAGCTTTCCCTCATGAGGGCTGTGGAGCAGGGACGTTATGTGCTGCGAGCCACCAACAGCGGCATCACGGCCGTGCTCGATCCTCTGGGAGGAGTGCATGCCATGGGCTCGGCATCGGACGGCTACGCGCTTTTTCTTTCCGGGAGCCTTACGGGCACGGCGCTTGCCTTGCAGGGACATACGCCGTATTTTTATCTTCATCCGTGGCTGCCCGCTCTTGCTCTCGCGCTTCTTGCCGGCCTTTCTCTGCCCGTGCTTTGCGCAGGAAGAGGGAAAAAGAGCCGCGGACGTTGA
- a CDS encoding LPS-assembly protein LptD — MFLPFSFFFSPVRLFLAVLAALWCLSSPAFAAEGQKSLTTRGDTPWTLNADKLVSLDDGVIVEASGGVLLQRGEDYMKADFARYYTTTNWIFVQGNVEARMGRDMLNAAEAEFDLTSRTGWLKEGSIFIAGPHMYVTGEKVDKLFGDRYRFKDARVTACDGDVPAWSLDTSLAEIEIDGYARLTHTTLNILDMPVMEAPFLVLPAKTTRQSGLLMPDFGYSSLNGAFASVPYFQVIDESRDMTFYSTYMSRAGFMPGLEYRSHTRDQDKTWLALDLLYDRHTFSTEAGDRINDTDGKINTNEERFWLRGMGDGFVGDSGWRYRYNLDYVSDQNFLRQFRDMRTGFNRTRDSLYDMFGRDIQEVDQNRVSEGFIYRDWDRFMVSAGFRYEQDPSLGHGNLSHSEDTLVQRIPVNLYLFKGRMLEDLPLELQGEVSSTYEYRAKGIRGLRTEIHPELSLPVNLPGASMLLTGGIRQTYYNSNHTDLVDSQQWTRGGGTKDRFIPDVSAELFTQVSRVWDMPENSLEATADNVGKSSWTGLRHKVQPRLTYAWTPDKDQSENPVFEEMDRIKPSQRLRLSFTNLFTARKETVSGAQGSYKVSESYFDPVRWEIATGYDIDEAGRTRYRDLYGRRPWMDTYSYLEFNPLNWLSLWNRLYVSMYGEGVTRSDTGATLSNSRWGSWSVSYSTRDENYNYLDEMKRDNLSDIRFTSPQRLLVNTITFRPWSNITLYYRTEDNIETGRNYERRFVIGYYHQCFHILGSIQSKARDNSYRLILELPGLNF, encoded by the coding sequence GTGTTCCTTCCTTTTTCCTTCTTCTTTTCCCCGGTACGCCTTTTTCTGGCCGTTCTGGCGGCGTTATGGTGCCTTTCCTCCCCCGCTTTTGCGGCGGAAGGGCAGAAGTCTCTGACCACGCGCGGCGATACTCCCTGGACGCTCAACGCCGACAAGCTCGTCAGTCTGGACGACGGCGTGATCGTGGAAGCTTCGGGCGGCGTGCTGCTTCAGCGGGGCGAAGACTACATGAAGGCCGACTTCGCCAGATACTACACCACCACCAACTGGATTTTCGTTCAGGGGAATGTGGAAGCCCGCATGGGCCGGGACATGCTGAATGCCGCCGAAGCGGAGTTCGACCTCACCTCCCGTACCGGCTGGCTCAAGGAAGGTTCCATCTTCATCGCAGGCCCCCACATGTATGTGACGGGCGAAAAGGTGGACAAGCTTTTCGGCGACCGTTACCGCTTCAAGGACGCGCGGGTCACGGCCTGCGACGGCGATGTGCCGGCATGGTCTCTGGATACGAGTCTCGCGGAAATCGAGATCGACGGCTATGCCAGGCTTACCCACACCACGCTGAACATTCTCGACATGCCCGTGATGGAAGCTCCCTTTCTGGTGCTTCCGGCCAAAACCACCCGGCAGTCGGGCCTGCTCATGCCCGATTTCGGCTACAGCAGTCTGAACGGCGCCTTTGCCTCCGTTCCGTACTTTCAGGTCATCGACGAAAGTCGTGACATGACCTTCTATTCCACCTACATGAGCAGGGCCGGGTTCATGCCCGGTCTGGAATATCGTTCCCATACGCGCGATCAGGACAAGACCTGGCTTGCGCTCGACCTTCTTTACGACAGGCATACCTTCAGCACCGAAGCGGGCGACCGCATCAACGATACCGACGGCAAGATCAACACCAACGAGGAAAGGTTCTGGCTGCGCGGCATGGGCGACGGATTCGTCGGCGATTCGGGCTGGCGTTACCGTTACAATCTGGATTATGTGTCCGACCAGAACTTCCTGCGTCAGTTCCGCGACATGCGCACCGGCTTCAACCGTACCCGCGATTCGCTGTACGACATGTTCGGCCGCGATATTCAGGAAGTGGACCAGAACCGCGTAAGCGAAGGCTTCATCTACCGCGACTGGGATCGTTTCATGGTGTCTGCGGGCTTCCGCTACGAGCAGGATCCCTCGCTGGGGCACGGCAATCTTTCCCACAGTGAGGATACGCTGGTACAGCGCATTCCCGTGAACCTTTATCTCTTCAAGGGCCGCATGCTGGAAGACCTCCCCCTGGAACTTCAGGGCGAAGTGTCGAGCACCTATGAATACCGGGCCAAAGGCATACGCGGGCTCCGCACGGAAATTCACCCCGAGCTCAGCCTTCCCGTCAATCTCCCCGGCGCCTCCATGCTGCTGACGGGCGGCATACGCCAGACATACTACAACAGCAACCATACCGACCTGGTGGACAGCCAGCAGTGGACGCGCGGCGGGGGAACGAAGGACCGCTTCATTCCCGATGTGAGCGCGGAACTCTTCACCCAGGTTTCCCGCGTGTGGGACATGCCGGAAAACAGCCTGGAAGCCACGGCCGACAACGTGGGCAAAAGCAGCTGGACGGGGCTCCGGCATAAGGTGCAGCCCCGCCTGACCTATGCCTGGACGCCGGACAAGGATCAGTCCGAGAATCCCGTTTTTGAAGAGATGGACCGCATCAAGCCTTCGCAGCGGCTGCGGCTTTCCTTCACCAACCTCTTCACCGCCAGAAAGGAAACGGTGTCGGGAGCTCAGGGCAGCTACAAGGTTTCCGAATCCTATTTCGACCCCGTCCGCTGGGAAATCGCCACCGGCTACGATATCGACGAGGCCGGTCGTACCAGATACCGCGACTTGTACGGCCGTCGTCCCTGGATGGATACCTATTCCTACCTTGAGTTCAATCCCCTGAACTGGCTGAGCCTGTGGAACCGTCTGTACGTTTCCATGTACGGCGAAGGCGTGACCCGCAGCGATACCGGCGCGACGCTGTCCAACAGCCGCTGGGGGTCGTGGAGCGTCTCGTACAGCACGCGCGACGAGAACTATAATTATCTTGATGAAATGAAGCGCGACAATCTGAGCGACATCCGTTTCACTTCTCCGCAGCGCCTGCTGGTGAATACCATCACCTTCCGTCCCTGGAGCAATATCACCCTCTATTACCGCACGGAAGACAACATTGAAACCGGCAGAAACTACGAACGCCGCTTCGTCATCGGCTATTACCATCAGTGCTTCCATATTCTCGGTTCCATACAGAGCAAGGCCAGGGATAATTCCTACCGCCTCATCCTTGAGCTTCCCGGTCTGAACTTCTGA
- a CDS encoding dihydroorotate dehydrogenase, whose amino-acid sequence MDFRVSLADGRLELKNPVLSASGTFGSGLEYRPYGDITQLGGIITNGLTLNPCAGAPMPRVAETPSGMLNAVGTQNDGAAHFVSAVLPELPWQDVPIIPNLNASNVDEFSALASVLAGERGVAALEVNLSCRNDHRGGQRFCQNPVTAARAVNAVKRAAGNKPVIAKLSPQIMDIVEVARAVEAAGADIISCIGTIQGMAVDIATRRPMLGSVIGGLSGPAVKPMALRCVWQIAKVVQVPIIGVGGVRSARDVLEFLLVGAHAVAVGTANFSDPGTIFRIIRDLPVLCEELGIDDLASFRGSLEA is encoded by the coding sequence ATGGACTTTCGCGTATCTCTTGCCGACGGCCGTCTTGAGCTGAAAAATCCCGTGCTGAGTGCTTCCGGCACCTTCGGAAGCGGGCTGGAATACCGCCCCTACGGCGACATCACGCAGCTTGGGGGCATCATTACCAACGGGCTTACGCTCAACCCCTGCGCGGGCGCGCCCATGCCCCGCGTGGCGGAAACCCCTTCGGGCATGTTGAACGCCGTAGGCACGCAGAACGACGGCGCGGCTCACTTCGTAAGCGCCGTACTGCCGGAACTGCCCTGGCAGGATGTGCCGATCATTCCCAACCTGAACGCCTCCAACGTGGATGAATTTTCTGCGCTGGCTTCCGTTCTGGCCGGGGAAAGGGGCGTGGCCGCCTTGGAAGTGAATCTTTCCTGCCGCAACGATCATCGCGGCGGGCAGCGCTTCTGCCAGAATCCGGTGACGGCCGCCCGCGCCGTGAACGCCGTGAAGCGTGCGGCGGGCAACAAGCCCGTCATCGCCAAGCTTTCTCCCCAGATCATGGATATCGTGGAGGTGGCACGAGCCGTGGAGGCCGCCGGGGCCGACATCATTTCCTGCATCGGCACCATTCAGGGCATGGCCGTGGACATTGCGACGCGCCGCCCCATGCTCGGCAGCGTCATCGGCGGGCTCTCCGGGCCTGCGGTGAAGCCCATGGCTCTGCGCTGCGTATGGCAGATTGCCAAGGTGGTTCAGGTTCCCATCATCGGCGTAGGCGGGGTGCGTTCTGCGCGCGACGTGCTGGAATTTCTCCTTGTGGGCGCCCATGCCGTGGCCGTGGGCACGGCCAACTTCAGCGATCCGGGAACCATCTTTCGCATCATCCGCGATCTTCCCGTACTGTGCGAGGAACTGGGCATCGACGATCTTGCCTCGTTCCGCGGTTCGCTTGAAGCCTAG
- the alr gene encoding alanine racemase: protein MTEPSCRVYVNWEHFRHNIGVLMKKGHELMPVIKADAYGHGVERAARELEGLGIGWAAAGTLREAALVRDCGFSGHIVSLLCRVPDEEDVRLAREKRLVPLIHNREGLLAVKKALADTDTLDIAVKVDTGMGRLGFPLSEMENVAAFLAENPGIRPIVQVSHFSVADEPDEAAYTAMQCDIFYRAAEIMHRRFPSMRCSLGNTAGLASQITQKDDICRPGLALYGYNPLYGTTKQSDCEGLLPVMEVSAPLISVHPLHKGESLGYGRTYRAESERIVGWVAIGYADGYRRNPAPGTCMCIGGARVPVIGRVAMQMTCVDLTDLPRIPAPGDTVYILGGPGNAVSAQDIAGWWGTIPYEVTCLFGRNRTE, encoded by the coding sequence ATGACAGAGCCTTCATGCCGCGTATACGTCAACTGGGAGCATTTTCGCCATAATATCGGGGTATTGATGAAAAAGGGCCATGAACTCATGCCCGTCATCAAGGCCGATGCCTACGGCCACGGCGTAGAGCGGGCCGCCCGGGAACTCGAAGGGCTGGGCATAGGCTGGGCCGCCGCAGGCACGCTCCGGGAAGCCGCGCTTGTACGGGACTGCGGCTTTTCCGGGCACATCGTCTCCCTGCTCTGCCGCGTTCCCGACGAGGAGGACGTGCGCCTCGCCAGAGAAAAACGCCTCGTGCCGCTCATCCATAACCGGGAGGGCCTGCTTGCGGTGAAAAAGGCCCTTGCGGACACCGATACGCTCGATATCGCCGTCAAGGTCGATACCGGCATGGGCCGCCTTGGCTTCCCCCTGAGCGAAATGGAAAACGTCGCCGCCTTTCTTGCCGAAAACCCCGGCATCCGCCCCATTGTTCAGGTATCCCACTTCTCCGTGGCCGACGAACCGGACGAGGCCGCCTATACCGCCATGCAGTGCGACATCTTCTACCGGGCGGCGGAGATCATGCACAGGAGATTTCCCTCCATGCGCTGCTCTCTCGGCAACACCGCCGGGCTGGCTTCACAAATCACGCAGAAAGACGACATCTGCCGCCCCGGTCTGGCCCTCTACGGCTACAATCCTCTGTACGGCACCACGAAACAAAGCGATTGCGAAGGGCTTCTGCCCGTGATGGAAGTATCCGCCCCGCTCATCAGCGTACACCCTCTGCACAAGGGAGAAAGCCTGGGATACGGCCGTACCTACAGGGCGGAATCGGAACGGATCGTGGGCTGGGTGGCCATAGGCTACGCCGACGGCTATCGACGCAATCCCGCCCCCGGAACGTGCATGTGCATAGGCGGCGCGCGCGTACCCGTCATCGGCCGGGTGGCCATGCAGATGACCTGTGTGGATCTTACCGATCTGCCCCGCATTCCCGCCCCCGGCGATACCGTCTATATTCTGGGAGGCCCGGGAAACGCCGTTTCCGCGCAGGATATCGCCGGATGGTGGGGTACCATTCCCTATGAAGTGACCTGCCTGTTCGGCAGGAATAGAACGGAATAG
- a CDS encoding manganese efflux pump MntP family protein produces MSFFAILAIALALAVDAFAVSVSASATLPAVTWRHYFRLSFHFGLFQFLMPVIGWFLGVSVHTYIEAWDHWIAFGLLSLVGVNMLREAWSGEEEESTGGDPSRGFQLVMLAVATSVDALAVGLSFAMINLSVWWPAAVIGVVCAVLTAVGVKLGRILGSSSLMGNKASILGGLVLIGIGVKILHEHGVL; encoded by the coding sequence ATGTCTTTTTTCGCCATTCTTGCCATTGCTCTCGCTCTGGCCGTGGACGCGTTCGCCGTGTCCGTTTCCGCCTCGGCGACGCTGCCTGCCGTCACCTGGAGGCACTATTTCCGCCTTTCCTTCCATTTCGGCCTGTTTCAGTTTCTCATGCCCGTGATAGGCTGGTTTCTGGGGGTATCCGTCCATACCTATATTGAGGCGTGGGATCACTGGATAGCCTTCGGTCTGCTTTCCCTTGTGGGCGTCAACATGCTTCGCGAGGCGTGGTCCGGCGAAGAGGAGGAGAGCACGGGCGGCGATCCTTCCCGCGGTTTTCAGCTCGTCATGCTGGCTGTGGCCACCAGTGTGGACGCTCTGGCCGTGGGGCTTTCCTTTGCCATGATCAATCTTTCGGTATGGTGGCCCGCCGCGGTCATTGGCGTGGTGTGCGCCGTCCTTACCGCCGTCGGCGTGAAGCTCGGCCGCATTCTCGGTTCCTCCAGCCTTATGGGCAACAAGGCTTCCATCCTCGGGGGGCTGGTGCTCATAGGCATCGGCGTGAAAATCCTGCATGAACACGGTGTGTTGTGA